The proteins below are encoded in one region of Homo sapiens chromosome 8, GRCh38.p14 Primary Assembly:
- the DEFA5 gene encoding defensin alpha 5 preproprotein, whose protein sequence is MRTIAILAAILLVALQAQAESLQERADEATTQKQSGEDNQDLAISFAGNGLSALRTSGSQARATCYCRTGRCATRESLSGVCEISGRLYRLCCR, encoded by the exons ATGAGGACCATCGCCATCCTTGCTGCCATTCTCCTGGTGGCCCTGCAGGCCCAGGCTGAGTCACTCCAGGAAAGAGCTGATGAGGCTACAACCCAGAAGCAGTCTGGGGAAGACAACCAGGACCTTGCTATCTCCTTTGCAGGAAATGGACTCTCTGCTCTTAGAACCTCAG GTTCTCAGGCAAGAGCCACCTGCTATTGCCGAACCGGCCGTTGTGCTACCCGTGAGTCCCTCTCCGGGGTGTGTGAAATCAGTGGCCGCCTCTACAGACTCTGCTGTCGCTGA